One genomic window of Sulfurovum lithotrophicum includes the following:
- a CDS encoding beta strand repeat-containing protein: MNSSNVDCTDDFNGILSGGYEFIPGAVGTYQIRLDNTQGTQDVLKRFDVFVKTNPGDDVDPRIDQGRLWAYRWAFDAGSFGDSHSTSANLYAVVDGGFNGSYYTWELDLDHFAGYVYELTANNLGLTSPNADGTIVAALSGCIDSDSAAPCPSVSGNRNYVEAQYKLYLSNPAASYPRPTTLPEITNFHFLDDQGVDDSISPSDTVTVQDTGNFLFTTNLAISGTYTIIIDVNNDDVFGSGDVFLNGTAVPGDNSVNWNGVDNSGNTVPNGTYKAQIVLKTGEFHFTAADAETSGGSGNNGLTINAVLDNGSIDTSNKVYWDDNSYLGLTHADSYNADGTYKYHNWGDFTSGGDGNKAYLDTYSIGATSQPVFLRLAIEPDDTPRTKMTGKVFDDANGNGAYDSGETGFSNITIAITDTTGTFFVSTDTNGDYVAYTSATESSVVIDVNESTLPVGYAQTAGTDPETVDVSAGGTISVGDDGYQVQADLRTTKVVDKVSPNVGDTVTYTLTVTNNGPAEATNVSLTDQLPTGITYASNTPSQGTYNSGTGIWTIGTLANGASANLTLSGTVDSGTSLLTITNFTTSATGDQADPTNVNDDLNESLTVVNRGPAAVNDSYTVAEDSSVTLLPLTADSDPDGDSIGVVSINGVTLTPGVAQTILVTNGTVTVDAVGVITFTPDTNYNGLVSFPYVISDGKGATATANENITVNGVNDTPTSTPIADQTNADADTPSVNVSGNFSDPDGDTLTYSATGLPTGLSIDPNTGVISGTIDKSASQSGPYSVTVTAKDSSNASTSETFSWTVTNPAPTANPDTGSTAEDTQLVVAATGVLGNDTDPDGDTLSVTGYNVGANTATVGNPLVLTEGNLTIAADGSYTFDPAANFNGPVPAVTYAISDSNGGTSSSTLTITVTPQNDTPTSTPIADQTNADADTPSVNVSGNFSDPDGDTLTYSATGLPTGLSIDPNTGVISGTIDKSASQSGPYSVTVTAKDSSNASTSETFSWTVTNPAPTANPDTGSTAEDTQLVVAATGVLGNDTDPDGDTLSVTGYNVGANTATVGNPLVLTEGNLTIAADGSYTFDPAANFNGPVPAVTYAISDSNGGTSSSTLTITVTAVDDPTVVADDSATTEEDTPVDIDVLANDTDPEGTKSPVASVTDGEHGTVTINPDGTVKYTPEENYNGTDTFTYTNEEGNTATVTVTIDPVNDAPVAEDDSQSTPINTAVSVPVLNNDHDVDGDVLAIVDVNTTDTNGTVTFDANGTVIFTPDTDFIGTTAFIYTISDGNGGTDMAVVIITVTDPQDPESNSVAAVADSASTDNTASIDIPVLNNDYDPEGDEFNLTTIITQPSNGTVSIEDNGTPNDPSDDYIIYDPNTGFVGTDTFEYEITDANGNTDVAIVTVTVVDPATDAVPNAVADGATTDQELPVSIDVLGNDTHPDNDDLNITAFTEPSNGTVTLDDNGTPDDPTDDRLVYRPNAGFSGHDTFMYTITDENGDTASAAVTVTVVAAPDVLIGDAMIVEGGDLVFDVNLTHAYGEDINLTLTLEDNTTTQGEDYIPTTVTVVIPAGSTHVTASVSTEDDGLVEADEYLDIHISTVNSGSVGDSSDTGRGTIIDNDTPPTAEDDNVNATNGSEVTIDVIQNDINGTSDLNASTVRIIDPVNGEVTTYIVPGEGTWTVDPDTGKITFTPEQGYVGDPTPIEYIVYDVDGNSDIGRVTINYMPLANNDSYGPVFEGETATLDILNNDINTSSPLDSTRVSLVPGTDAINVLTDSEGDVIGFTVPDEGMWSVDESTGEVTFDPDGNLETSDPTPIQYTVREENGEESNKALISIHYSGGPNATDNLDVPVSSYAPIVIDVLANNDDWGAFGPGTESISFTQPTYGNVALDDGGTPNDPTDDVLIYTPAADINNVTDTFTYTITDAEGHTSTAIVTVDIDCTSSQSSDGGDALGSLGMLMMMFMTLLSGFYFVRREERRGEI; this comes from the coding sequence ATGAATAGCTCAAATGTCGATTGTACTGATGATTTTAATGGTATATTGAGTGGAGGATATGAGTTTATTCCAGGAGCAGTAGGTACCTATCAGATACGTTTAGACAATACACAAGGGACGCAAGATGTTTTAAAACGCTTTGATGTATTTGTCAAGACAAACCCTGGTGATGATGTGGACCCACGTATAGATCAAGGGCGGCTTTGGGCCTATAGATGGGCTTTTGATGCAGGTTCTTTTGGAGATAGCCACTCCACCAGTGCCAATTTATACGCTGTGGTTGACGGTGGGTTTAATGGCAGTTATTATACATGGGAACTTGATCTTGACCATTTTGCCGGATATGTATACGAATTAACAGCAAATAATTTGGGACTTACGAGTCCTAATGCTGATGGAACGATTGTTGCCGCTTTGAGTGGATGTATTGATTCAGATAGTGCGGCACCCTGTCCTTCTGTATCTGGAAATAGAAACTATGTTGAAGCGCAATATAAACTTTATCTTTCCAACCCTGCTGCTTCTTACCCCAGGCCCACAACGCTGCCTGAGATTACAAATTTCCATTTTCTTGATGATCAAGGTGTTGATGATTCGATCTCACCAAGTGACACAGTGACAGTACAGGATACAGGAAACTTTCTCTTTACAACAAACTTGGCAATAAGTGGAACCTATACCATTATAATAGATGTAAACAATGATGATGTTTTTGGTAGTGGGGATGTATTTCTGAACGGAACAGCTGTACCTGGAGACAATAGTGTTAACTGGAATGGCGTAGATAATAGTGGTAATACCGTTCCTAATGGTACTTACAAAGCACAGATCGTTCTTAAAACAGGAGAGTTTCACTTTACTGCCGCGGATGCAGAAACAAGTGGTGGTTCAGGTAATAATGGTTTGACAATCAATGCAGTTTTAGATAATGGTAGTATTGATACATCGAATAAAGTTTACTGGGATGATAATAGTTATTTAGGGTTGACACATGCCGATTCATATAATGCAGACGGAACATATAAATACCACAATTGGGGTGATTTTACAAGTGGTGGTGATGGAAATAAAGCATATTTGGATACTTATTCTATAGGAGCGACTTCCCAACCCGTCTTTCTTCGTTTGGCTATAGAACCTGATGATACGCCTCGGACCAAAATGACAGGCAAGGTATTTGACGATGCAAACGGCAACGGTGCATATGATTCTGGTGAAACAGGTTTCTCCAACATCACGATAGCTATTACAGATACGACAGGAACATTTTTTGTTTCAACAGATACAAATGGAGATTATGTAGCGTATACTTCGGCAACTGAATCCAGTGTAGTCATTGACGTAAATGAATCCACTCTCCCCGTAGGTTATGCCCAAACAGCGGGAACAGACCCCGAAACTGTTGATGTTTCAGCAGGCGGAACAATTTCAGTGGGAGATGATGGATATCAAGTACAAGCGGATCTTCGCACAACTAAAGTCGTGGATAAAGTATCTCCCAATGTTGGCGATACAGTTACCTATACGTTAACTGTCACAAATAATGGTCCCGCAGAAGCAACAAATGTAAGTTTGACAGATCAACTTCCAACTGGAATTACTTATGCTTCCAATACTCCAAGCCAGGGAACTTATAACTCTGGTACAGGTATTTGGACCATAGGAACATTGGCAAATGGTGCAAGTGCGAACTTGACACTTTCAGGAACTGTTGATTCTGGAACATCTTTGTTGACAATTACTAACTTTACAACTTCGGCTACAGGAGATCAAGCTGATCCAACTAATGTAAATGATGATCTTAATGAGTCTTTGACAGTAGTAAACAGGGGGCCTGCTGCAGTTAACGATAGTTATACAGTTGCTGAGGATAGTAGTGTGACTTTGTTACCATTAACAGCTGATAGCGATCCTGATGGTGACAGTATAGGGGTTGTTTCTATTAATGGTGTGACTTTGACCCCGGGTGTAGCACAAACGATTCTTGTAACAAACGGAACCGTAACTGTTGATGCAGTAGGTGTGATCACATTCACGCCAGATACAAACTATAATGGGCTGGTAAGTTTCCCGTATGTAATAAGTGATGGAAAAGGTGCTACAGCTACAGCAAATGAGAATATTACGGTCAACGGGGTGAACGATACACCAACAAGCACACCGATCGCCGACCAGACAAATGCCGATGCCGATACGCCAAGCGTGAATGTAAGCGGCAACTTCTCGGATCCGGACGGGGACACACTGACATACTCGGCGACAGGATTGCCAACAGGACTGAGCATCGATCCAAATACAGGAGTGATCAGCGGGACGATCGATAAATCGGCCAGCCAAAGCGGGCCGTACAGCGTCACGGTGACTGCAAAAGATTCAAGTAATGCAAGCACCAGCGAGACATTCAGTTGGACGGTAACCAACCCTGCACCGACAGCCAACCCGGATACAGGAAGCACAGCAGAAGATACACAATTGGTTGTGGCTGCGACAGGCGTACTGGGGAATGATACGGATCCAGATGGAGATACGCTTTCGGTGACTGGATATAATGTTGGTGCGAACACTGCAACCGTAGGCAATCCGCTGGTACTGACAGAAGGTAACCTTACCATTGCAGCAGACGGTTCTTACACGTTTGATCCGGCAGCGAACTTTAACGGTCCTGTTCCGGCAGTAACCTATGCTATCAGTGACAGTAACGGCGGAACATCCAGTTCAACGCTTACAATTACAGTCACACCTCAAAACGATACACCGACAAGCACACCGATCGCCGACCAGACAAATGCCGATGCCGATACGCCAAGCGTGAATGTAAGCGGCAACTTCTCGGATCCGGACGGGGACACACTGACATACTCGGCGACAGGATTGCCAACAGGACTGAGCATCGATCCAAATACAGGAGTGATCAGCGGGACGATCGATAAATCGGCCAGCCAAAGCGGGCCGTACAGCGTCACGGTGACTGCAAAAGATTCAAGTAATGCAAGCACCAGCGAGACATTCAGTTGGACGGTAACCAACCCTGCACCGACAGCCAACCCGGATACAGGAAGCACAGCAGAAGATACACAATTGGTTGTGGCTGCGACAGGCGTACTGGGGAATGATACGGATCCAGATGGAGATACGCTTTCGGTGACTGGATATAATGTTGGTGCGAACACTGCAACCGTAGGCAATCCGCTGGTACTGACAGAAGGTAACCTTACCATTGCAGCAGACGGTTCTTACACGTTTGATCCGGCAGCGAACTTTAACGGTCCTGTTCCGGCAGTAACCTATGCTATCAGTGACAGTAACGGCGGAACATCCAGTTCAACGCTTACAATTACAGTCACAGCAGTAGATGACCCGACAGTAGTCGCAGATGACAGTGCAACGACAGAAGAAGATACGCCGGTTGATATAGATGTTTTGGCAAACGATACTGATCCGGAAGGTACAAAGTCACCTGTAGCTTCAGTGACGGATGGGGAGCATGGAACAGTAACGATCAATCCTGATGGAACAGTAAAATATACTCCAGAAGAAAACTATAATGGCACAGATACCTTTACCTATACAAATGAGGAAGGTAATACGGCAACGGTGACTGTTACAATAGACCCGGTTAACGATGCACCGGTAGCAGAAGATGACAGTCAGTCAACACCTATCAATACAGCGGTATCAGTACCGGTACTGAACAATGATCATGATGTGGATGGTGATGTATTGGCAATAGTTGATGTTAATACGACAGATACCAATGGGACGGTGACATTTGATGCGAATGGAACAGTAATCTTTACACCTGATACAGACTTTATCGGCACCACGGCATTTATCTATACAATAAGTGACGGAAATGGCGGGACAGATATGGCAGTGGTGATCATTACTGTAACCGATCCTCAAGATCCGGAATCCAATTCCGTGGCGGCAGTTGCTGACAGTGCCAGTACGGACAATACAGCTTCTATAGATATTCCGGTACTGAACAATGACTATGACCCTGAAGGCGATGAGTTTAATCTTACAACTATCATAACTCAACCATCCAATGGTACGGTGAGTATAGAAGATAACGGAACCCCTAATGATCCGTCGGATGACTATATTATCTATGATCCAAATACAGGATTTGTGGGTACGGATACGTTCGAGTATGAGATCACTGATGCAAACGGCAATACAGATGTAGCTATCGTTACTGTAACCGTTGTGGATCCTGCGACTGATGCTGTGCCGAATGCTGTGGCTGACGGTGCAACGACTGACCAGGAATTACCTGTAAGCATAGATGTATTGGGCAACGATACGCATCCTGACAATGATGATCTCAATATCACAGCATTCACCGAACCGTCAAATGGTACAGTGACACTCGATGATAACGGGACACCTGATGATCCGACTGATGACAGGCTTGTCTATAGGCCGAATGCAGGATTCAGCGGCCATGATACCTTTATGTATACCATTACTGACGAGAACGGTGATACTGCTTCAGCGGCAGTCACGGTAACTGTTGTTGCCGCTCCGGATGTCCTCATAGGAGATGCAATGATCGTAGAGGGTGGTGACCTTGTGTTTGATGTCAATCTTACACATGCCTATGGTGAAGACATTAACCTAACATTGACATTGGAAGATAATACGACAACCCAAGGTGAGGATTATATACCCACAACAGTAACAGTAGTGATCCCTGCTGGATCAACACATGTTACGGCATCAGTTAGCACAGAAGATGATGGACTGGTAGAGGCAGATGAATATCTTGATATCCATATCAGTACAGTCAATAGCGGTTCGGTAGGAGATAGTTCAGATACAGGAAGAGGAACAATTATTGATAATGACACACCGCCAACTGCTGAAGATGATAATGTGAATGCTACAAACGGAAGTGAGGTGACCATAGATGTCATACAGAATGATATTAATGGAACTTCAGACTTAAATGCATCAACGGTACGTATTATAGATCCTGTTAATGGAGAGGTTACAACATATATTGTACCTGGTGAAGGTACCTGGACTGTCGACCCTGATACCGGAAAGATAACTTTTACTCCCGAACAAGGGTATGTGGGTGATCCAACACCGATTGAATATATCGTCTATGATGTAGACGGTAACAGTGATATAGGTAGGGTAACCATTAATTATATGCCGCTGGCAAACAATGATTCATATGGTCCTGTATTTGAAGGTGAGACTGCCACTCTTGATATCCTGAATAATGATATTAATACCTCATCACCATTGGATTCGACACGCGTAAGTCTTGTACCTGGTACAGATGCAATAAATGTTTTGACGGATAGTGAAGGTGATGTGATAGGATTTACCGTACCTGATGAAGGAATGTGGTCTGTAGATGAAAGCACTGGTGAAGTTACATTTGATCCGGATGGAAATTTAGAGACTTCGGACCCGACACCGATTCAGTATACTGTCAGAGAAGAAAATGGTGAGGAAAGTAATAAAGCATTGATCAGTATTCACTATAGTGGAGGTCCAAATGCAACAGACAACCTTGATGTACCGGTCAGCTCTTATGCTCCGATAGTCATTGATGTATTGGCAAACAATGATGATTGGGGAGCGTTCGGTCCGGGAACGGAAAGCATCTCCTTTACCCAGCCGACATATGGTAATGTAGCATTGGATGATGGCGGTACACCGAATGATCCAACAGATGATGTATTGATCTATACGCCTGCAGCGGATATAAACAATGTAACAGATACCTTTACCTATACGATCACTGATGCAGAAGGCCATACTTCTACAGCGATTGTTACAGTCGATATAGATTGTACAAGTTCACAATCTTCTGATGGCGGTGATGCTTTAGGTTCTTTGGGTATGCTTATGATGATGTTTATGACCCTGTTATCGGGATTCTATTTTGTTAGAAGAGAAGAAAGAAGAGGAGAGATATAA
- a CDS encoding porin family protein, with protein sequence MKKIILIPCVSLLLASTALFAGGGKNMAPAIVPVIPIETVEISPWYLGAGLVWAKFSVDDCGGAPGCTYEDTTYGVMVRGGYEVNQYFGIEGRFIDTFMDEGPFGGAPLMHVGLFAKPQYPISERVNLYGLLGYGYTKNLGNGARLNYFDDDWGFSAGAGLEYDLSDREGDRVENGNYDRAFDGYADQGRGWSLFVDYQRLLIKSDVPDMDVISVGVRYDF encoded by the coding sequence ATGAAAAAAATAATACTAATACCATGTGTATCACTGCTTTTAGCAAGTACAGCACTTTTTGCAGGTGGGGGAAAGAATATGGCTCCGGCCATAGTACCGGTTATCCCAATAGAAACTGTGGAGATCTCTCCCTGGTATCTGGGGGCAGGTCTGGTCTGGGCAAAGTTCAGCGTGGATGACTGTGGAGGTGCTCCTGGTTGTACCTATGAAGATACGACCTACGGGGTCATGGTACGTGGCGGATACGAGGTCAACCAGTACTTCGGGATCGAAGGACGTTTTATCGATACGTTTATGGATGAAGGTCCTTTCGGCGGAGCACCGCTGATGCACGTAGGGCTGTTTGCCAAACCACAGTATCCAATAAGTGAAAGAGTGAATCTTTACGGACTTCTTGGGTACGGATATACGAAAAACCTTGGCAACGGTGCGCGCCTGAACTATTTTGACGATGACTGGGGATTCTCGGCCGGTGCCGGTCTGGAGTATGACCTGTCAGACCGTGAAGGTGACAGAGTGGAGAACGGCAACTACGACAGGGCGTTTGATGGATACGCGGACCAGGGAAGAGGTTGGAGCCTTTTTGTGGACTATCAGCGTCTCCTGATCAAATCGGACGTACCGGATATGGATGTTATCTCCGTAGGTGTCCGATACGATTTTTAA
- a CDS encoding AAA family ATPase, with product MSQIIQNIRTEISKVLVGQDKMVEGLLAGLLCRGHILLEGVPGLAKTTAVNALAKTLGLNFKRVQFTPDLLPSDIIGTEIYDPSKNSFKIKQGPVFTNLLLADEINRAPAKVQSALLEVMQERQVTIGDETFKIDSPFLVMATQNPVEQEGAYELPEAQLDRFMMKVVVGYNTKEEELEIARRVANNSFETIQQVASREELEQIRKEALEVHMDEEIEAYIIELVAATRDPKAYGLEELEPYIEFGASPRASIDMYKAARAIAYLKGQDYVSPIEIAYIAKEILRHRIILSYEAQAEDITQDHIIEKILAAVPIP from the coding sequence TTGAGTCAAATCATACAAAATATCAGAACGGAAATTTCCAAAGTATTGGTTGGCCAGGACAAGATGGTCGAAGGACTGCTTGCCGGGTTGCTTTGCCGTGGGCACATACTGCTTGAAGGTGTACCCGGGCTTGCGAAGACCACTGCGGTCAATGCGCTTGCGAAGACATTGGGGCTGAACTTCAAACGTGTGCAGTTCACACCTGACCTGCTGCCTTCAGACATTATCGGAACGGAGATTTATGATCCTTCCAAGAACTCTTTCAAGATCAAACAGGGACCTGTATTTACTAACCTTTTACTTGCAGATGAAATCAACCGTGCCCCAGCCAAAGTGCAGTCAGCACTGCTTGAAGTCATGCAGGAGAGACAGGTGACTATTGGAGATGAGACCTTCAAGATCGATTCACCATTCCTTGTTATGGCAACACAGAACCCGGTAGAGCAGGAGGGGGCATACGAACTTCCCGAAGCACAGCTTGACCGTTTCATGATGAAAGTGGTCGTGGGCTACAACACCAAAGAGGAAGAACTTGAGATCGCCAGACGTGTGGCGAACAACAGCTTTGAAACTATCCAGCAGGTAGCGAGCAGAGAAGAGCTTGAACAGATCCGTAAAGAAGCGCTGGAAGTGCATATGGACGAAGAGATCGAAGCGTATATCATCGAACTTGTCGCTGCAACGCGTGATCCAAAAGCGTATGGCCTTGAAGAGCTTGAACCGTACATTGAATTTGGTGCTTCACCAAGGGCGAGTATCGATATGTACAAGGCGGCACGTGCGATCGCTTACCTCAAAGGACAGGATTATGTTTCGCCTATTGAGATAGCCTATATCGCCAAAGAGATCCTTCGCCATCGTATCATTTTGAGCTACGAAGCACAGGCTGAGGATATTACGCAGGATCATATCATCGAGAAGATTTTGGCGGCAGTGCCAATTCCGTAG
- a CDS encoding DUF58 domain-containing protein, whose protein sequence is MNKKAKKIVLKTKKQVYGDMLGNNASMFQGEGFEFTELREYVYGDDVRKIDWKTTAKLGKPFVKIYKEERELNVVVVSMLGGSTYFGTVKQKSDIIAEVAGTLGFSAVKNADLFSHMIFADKLYDLSKPSKKLFSVNRAVENIVDFEPIGKEGDFKALVETLNNRLKKKALLFILSDFVGDVDLKLLSKKHDVFAVIVRDKFEEEPSELGYLRLIDMETKQSFEGNIDSGTLKNYKKALLKNDEKLYKQFKKHGIRFTKVYTHEDGALKLMKSMRR, encoded by the coding sequence ATGAATAAAAAAGCGAAAAAGATCGTTCTCAAAACGAAGAAGCAGGTGTACGGGGATATGCTCGGTAACAATGCTTCGATGTTCCAGGGTGAGGGCTTTGAGTTTACGGAGCTTCGTGAGTATGTCTACGGGGATGATGTCCGTAAGATAGACTGGAAGACGACGGCCAAACTGGGCAAGCCTTTTGTCAAGATCTACAAAGAAGAAAGAGAGCTCAATGTGGTGGTCGTTTCCATGCTGGGAGGGTCCACCTATTTTGGGACAGTAAAGCAGAAATCCGACATCATCGCCGAAGTGGCGGGTACGCTCGGTTTCTCTGCGGTGAAGAATGCAGACCTCTTCTCCCATATGATCTTTGCGGACAAACTCTATGATCTGAGCAAGCCGAGTAAAAAACTTTTTTCCGTAAATAGAGCGGTTGAGAATATTGTCGATTTTGAACCCATCGGCAAAGAGGGTGACTTCAAAGCACTGGTCGAGACTTTGAACAACCGTTTAAAGAAGAAAGCACTGCTTTTCATCCTCTCGGACTTTGTGGGTGATGTGGACTTGAAACTGTTGAGCAAGAAACATGATGTCTTTGCGGTCATCGTACGTGACAAGTTTGAAGAAGAGCCGAGTGAACTGGGGTATCTCAGACTGATCGATATGGAAACGAAACAGAGTTTCGAAGGCAATATCGACAGCGGAACACTGAAGAACTATAAAAAAGCTCTTCTGAAAAATGATGAAAAACTTTACAAACAATTCAAGAAACACGGCATCAGGTTCACCAAAGTGTATACGCACGAGGACGGAGCCTTGAAACTGATGAAGAGTATGAGGAGATGA
- a CDS encoding vWA domain-containing protein gives MSQFSFEYPLLLLVLLLFIICSKWCKERSRAIFFPHVNTLIAKETNKSSLLSWLKWVGIVAAVVALASPILTKNYINSKKEGRDIVLVIDSSDSMRQMGFDPKDPYKNKFDVVKEVVADFIKKRKNDRIGMVTFADVAFIASPLTFEKDFLTNITEMQKLGMAGKRTAINDALVQAYNLMSKSKAKSKIIILLTDGRDNMSKIPLSDVKHMIEKRDVKLYTIGIGGPRDYDAQYLKTLAKAGKGQAYAARSAAMLSNIYDEINKLEVTKLDSKKIVEHTYLYVYPLFLAVLSLLLFVYYRNSKGV, from the coding sequence ATGAGTCAATTTAGTTTTGAATATCCGTTATTACTGTTGGTACTGCTGCTCTTTATCATATGCAGCAAATGGTGTAAAGAGCGAAGCCGGGCGATCTTTTTCCCGCATGTCAACACGCTGATAGCCAAAGAGACGAACAAGTCTTCACTGCTTTCCTGGTTGAAATGGGTCGGAATTGTTGCTGCGGTGGTCGCGCTGGCGTCACCGATCCTGACAAAGAATTATATCAATTCCAAGAAAGAAGGACGGGACATTGTCCTTGTCATTGACAGTTCTGACTCGATGAGACAGATGGGGTTTGACCCGAAAGATCCGTACAAGAACAAATTTGATGTGGTCAAAGAGGTGGTCGCCGACTTCATCAAGAAGCGTAAAAATGATCGTATCGGAATGGTAACGTTCGCGGATGTGGCATTCATCGCCTCGCCTTTGACTTTTGAGAAGGATTTTCTGACCAACATTACCGAGATGCAGAAACTTGGAATGGCAGGAAAAAGAACGGCCATCAATGATGCGCTGGTCCAGGCGTACAATCTGATGAGCAAGAGTAAAGCCAAATCAAAAATAATCATTCTTCTGACAGACGGAAGGGACAATATGTCCAAGATCCCGTTGTCGGATGTGAAACATATGATCGAAAAAAGAGATGTGAAGCTTTATACCATAGGTATTGGCGGTCCAAGGGATTATGACGCGCAATACCTGAAAACACTTGCAAAAGCAGGAAAAGGCCAGGCGTATGCAGCACGATCGGCAGCCATGTTGAGCAATATCTATGATGAGATCAACAAACTTGAAGTCACGAAGCTCGATAGCAAGAAGATCGTAGAGCATACCTATCTGTATGTCTATCCTCTTTTTCTTGCTGTGTTGAGTTTATTGTTATTTGTTTATTACAGAAATTCGAAAGGAGTATAA
- a CDS encoding vWA domain-containing protein, producing the protein MEFVNPYLFWILLVPFVLFAFLISTNKERLSRIFDEKVLTRLTASSEGMPLRLRNIIMFAAIFFMIVALARPVKELEDKVVKVQGLTLLTALDISGSMRSKDVYPNRLAFAKKKMNEFFDAMPSDEIGVVAFAYSPFVLAPFTSDKETLKMMVKGVDDSYINMGSTDFLALGELASSLLEKKNPKILVLFTDGGDEKAIAGFADVLKANKIDLYVVLVGTEKGAPVIDENGKPIMQKDGTIAISQRNDTLGLLAKENGGAYVIAGPGKEDIENLAAVIKGKYKEQQQGEVRVKQRVEYFYYPLGLGLFLLLIGLSSFPRFKSQKKASGKDGGKK; encoded by the coding sequence ATGGAATTTGTAAACCCGTATCTTTTTTGGATCCTGCTTGTACCTTTTGTACTCTTTGCATTTTTGATCTCTACGAACAAAGAGCGTCTCTCACGTATTTTTGACGAAAAAGTACTAACGCGTTTGACGGCAAGTTCTGAGGGGATGCCTCTCAGATTGAGAAATATCATCATGTTCGCAGCGATCTTTTTTATGATCGTTGCATTGGCGCGCCCGGTCAAAGAGCTGGAAGACAAAGTGGTGAAAGTGCAGGGATTGACTCTGCTGACGGCATTGGATATTTCAGGTTCCATGCGAAGCAAAGATGTTTACCCGAACCGTTTGGCCTTTGCCAAAAAGAAGATGAATGAATTCTTTGATGCCATGCCGAGTGACGAGATAGGGGTTGTTGCCTTTGCCTACAGTCCCTTTGTGCTTGCTCCGTTTACCTCTGACAAAGAGACCCTCAAGATGATGGTAAAAGGGGTGGATGACTCCTACATCAATATGGGGTCAACGGATTTCCTGGCATTGGGTGAACTTGCAAGCTCTCTGCTTGAAAAGAAAAACCCGAAGATCCTGGTACTCTTTACGGACGGCGGTGACGAAAAAGCCATTGCCGGTTTTGCGGATGTGCTCAAGGCCAACAAGATTGACCTGTATGTAGTACTCGTGGGTACGGAGAAAGGTGCACCGGTCATCGATGAAAACGGCAAACCGATCATGCAGAAGGACGGTACTATCGCGATTTCACAGAGAAACGATACGTTGGGGCTATTGGCTAAAGAGAATGGCGGTGCCTATGTGATAGCCGGACCCGGAAAAGAAGATATTGAAAACCTGGCCGCAGTGATCAAAGGAAAATACAAGGAACAGCAGCAGGGTGAAGTCAGGGTCAAGCAGAGAGTGGAGTATTTTTACTATCCGCTTGGGCTGGGACTCTTTTTGCTGCTGATCGGATTGAGTTCGTTTCCCAGATTCAAAAGCCAAAAGAAAGCATCCGGCAAAGATGGAGGTAAAAAATGA